The Aythya fuligula isolate bAytFul2 chromosome 1, bAytFul2.pri, whole genome shotgun sequence nucleotide sequence TCAtgattatatttaaatgtatactACAAATTGCTATCTTTGTGTGCGTGAATTACTGTAAACAAATAAGCTTCAGGAAGACTGCAAGCTAAATAAATTCTTAGTTTTGAGTAGTTAGAGAACGTGTGGAATCTTCCATAGAAACAATAAAACCTTTTGACAAAGTCAACAAAAATAGATGATAACAGTTTGTCATTTTTCTACCAGAATATGGAAGCCAGAGATGGAGCCTACACCATCATTCATTGTTCAAATGATGCACAATATATCTAAAAGCATGTGATGCTTATCTCAGGCATTTGGAGAATTTAGCCAGTTAATGAATAGCACAGAAAGAAGTTACAATGcagcattagaaaaaataaagtatttttaaccAACAGGAGTGTACttgtgcagaggaaaacagtccaaaaacacttaaaatctCTACCATTATTACCTTACAAAATCCTTTTTTGATTGTACTGAAGTCTGGCAAGACATAATCTACCATTACagtattttcctctcctttcaaTCTGAAATAGAAGAATGCAAAACACAACATAATAAAGAACAAGTTCTACATCCCAACCATTTTTTACTGGCAAGACTTCTCTTGACTTAACTGGAAAAAATTCTAATTtacaggatatatttttttctgtacaaataaTTATTCAGAAGTACCAACTTTCACATTTAATAGCATTGTATCCATACTTGGCAATCTCCATGTCCTTGTAAAAGTCTTGAGACACATAACACACATCTTCTTTGACTTGGTTAATTACATGCGTTTCATCCATAACATGTAGCTGcctgtgcaaaacaaaacaacaacaaaaaaagatgtttgagAATAATTAGAATTCTTAGTATTACCCGTTCAGTTTTGCATTGGAAATAGGTTACTATAATTTCACTACTATAATTTCTATATTACTATAATTTCCACAGAAATCTACTGGTATCTAAAGCTTGCACTCAATTTACAAAAGCATACCTGACATAACAGAACTTAGTATTTCATTACATAGCAACTTAATAAACACAAATATCTACCTGTGTTTGCCCTGTCTTAAGAAGAATAGCCATAACTCTGCAATTAGTTTTAATAGCAAAGGTATTACACCTTTGCTATCTCTTTACCTAGATGAAGTCCCAAGCTAAAGGATCTTAATAAAAAGTCAACTCTCCTGAATTTCATTTGTGGTGTAGATAGAATCAAAATGTAAGACTTATTTGACAGCTAACTTATGAACTACTGAAACATTTGAGAAAATATATAAGAACCTGTATAATTGTGAACATGCACACACCTTCAGCAACTTCAAAAGCCCTGGCACTGTGATGAATTAGGCTGttggtttttaattatttttttgatagCCTAAGCTCAAGGTGCGAGTTAGCAGATAATAATAGACAAAAATCCCCTTTAAACAGCATTTAATCTAAAATTCACATAACCAGAAAGAATATCCCCACAAACTTCCCACACATTTTATGTCAAGTCTCAAGATCATGGTCAGTAATTAATCTCTTACTTTACCTGTAAGATATTATCTCCTTCAGATGGTTGGTTAAGAGTTTTCCTCCAACATTAATCCTACATAAAAAAAGTAACACAAGGTATTCTGTAGTTATTAACTTCAGGCATAACAAACAATTcccctaaaaaaataataatagtgttTACCTGATAAttgcctctttcttctttttacttctgCAATATGGTACAATATGTGTAAAAGAATATCCACTATCCACAATGATACAACATAGCTCAGATGGATTATCCCGGAAATACCTATGTGCACTAAGAGctccagctgaaaaacagaaaatttaattcGAACTTTACACGAACATACACTTTTAGAATTCACACTGATATGAAAGTGCTTCcaattttaaatgcctttttcagACTTCTAAGAACTCAATACAGAACACTACAGCCAACAGGTGAACTAAGTTTGACAGTGGATAAAATTAAGCATTGTATATCCTCTTCccctttattctttttcatggATTCCAGTGCCCGTTCTGTTCCCTCTCCTATGTTCTAAACGGGCTGATCACACCACAATTTATCAAAACAGTCTCAAGGGCTATCTATTTTTCAAAAGGGTTGAGATGTTATTTTACCATTCCCTGTGATCTCTGTAAGGTAATGCATCTCATGACCACAAcgctgcattttatttgttaatacaaagcaaaattaaaaatcaccACCACTCCCAAAAGAGGAACGCTGTCAAAGTCTCCACAAAAATCTCTGTTAGACTTCCTCAAAgtcttatttcaaaatatattcattatCTCTAccatctttttctcttcccatatTTGCTTTAATTATATGTAagacacttttaaaaaagtagTCTAAATGTAAAGGTTCAATTTCCATAAAAAATTTTAATTGAGTCTGAGTACACATAGTAGTGTATTATTCAAGAGCCAGGAAGGAAATTAAGTAATTTTCCAGGAAGgaatttaagtaattttaagtAAATGCATACACATACAAATGTATGCATTTAAACATAATTGGAATTTTAATCTCAAAAAtaataagtgaaataaaaggGGATATACTCACCGTTTACTCTAAGAACTGCTTGAAACTGATATTCTTCAAATAGGATTTCATTCATGGACTCTTGTATTGAACTGAAGTTAAAATAAGGTTCAGTGATGATAATGTTGGTATCTACAAAATCCACctatgaaaaatacataaagactgccattaaaaatgttaaaataatccACTATGATATTTTACAGCAACTGAAGACTACATAAATTTGAAGACATGATTATCACTTGCCATATCTGCTAGCAGAAGCTAGGTTTATAaagttttacttctttttcctttgtaaagaCTTTATGAGCAGTGATAAAATTTAATGCATTAACTGTTTAAAACATAGTAGAAGGGAGCACCTCCTGATATACTCTGCTCCTGTTACCATCCTTAGATATTGTaatgtaacattttaaagagatACCCATAAAAAAACACTACAATACTTGTAAAAGATATTTCACATCAATTCTATCAACTACAGCAAGATTTCTTGTCAACAGCTCAGCATTTGCATCAAGAAATCATGTACATGTATCTATTAACCAAAGACAAAgtccagcacaaagcagaacCATCAGAACTCAAAGGGACCTCTCACAAGGCCAACAAAACATCCTGGACTTTCTGCATTTGCTAATGCCTTGAATTCCATTAGAGAAAACTTCACGTAGAGTTCTTTTCACCATAACTACATATGGCCCCAAACATAGTGACTGAATGGAATCTAGTtccaaaatgtaaatgaaagctAAATATCAAAAGCCAGAactgtatatttttaagtatgaagtttaagatattttaaggCATAACTTTCATTCTGTATCCTACAACATAGGTTACAACATTTGGTTACATTTTGtaaccaaaaaaacaaatgcaacaaaacaaaacaaacaaacacaacaacctTGCAGAGTAAGGTTGCATATTTAAAAccttgcatatttaaaaaaaataaaagagaagttgTATTGCATATCTTGGGCTACACCCAGTTGTTATGACAAATAcgaaaaaatccatttcatatatttatattttataaatccAGTTTATTCCTTGTAAGTAAATGGCTAGCCAAAGATACAGCTATATGATGTCTGTCTTTCAGCCTACTGACCTAGTTCAGCACTCTCTTAcatgaagaatttcttaatCTCTAAAGCACGTTGTATCtgtctgtaatatttttttaatttattttacaaatgtgaacttttaaatatattgatgTGAACTTAAGATCGACATATGTAAATTGACCTCGGTATGGATACACACAAACCTGAAAAGTTAAACGTTTTTGAAATTCCTATACCAGAGCTCGAAGTCATAATTTTCATCagtttacaaaaaataaatccttgtgaTTTCTAATGGAAGGCACTTTCAAAGAGAATAGTAAGCtcagcagttttatttaatatttgatgTACTTATGTTAAATCCACTAGTCAATGTTTAACCTACACAaattgattattaaaaaaaaaaaaagagagaaaaaaaaaagagactctTACTTgatacatttcttttccaaaaaggTAATCCCAAACTTGTCTCTGGACATCCCAATTAACCAGGTAACCCTGTAggaattttggaaaaacaaacaaacaaaaaacaaaacagcactgtttagagaataaaaatatacttcactttttaaacaattactagagataaaaaaatgttaaacaattGATGATCTGACAGTGTAAAGAAATCTGAGAGTAAAAGTGTCTAAATTGTCACAATTCTATGCCAAGAGTAAAGGTAACATGAAATAAACGTTACAAATATTTCCCATggatatcatagaatcacagaatggtttgggctggaaaggaccttaaagggtcacctcccaccagaccacactgcccaaagccccatccagcctggccttgaacacctcctgGGATGGGGAAGCTGTGTCGGCAGGTGCTATATTTACAGAGAAGGACATACGTGATTTGACATTGGGCAATCATTAAATCATCCTACTTCATTCGTACTGCTACATACTCACATATTCATATATACAGCATACTCTTATATAAAGGTGCGACACAGAGATAAGGCTGCCAGCAGGTGCACACAGCAGCGCAGGGTAAGGCGTTTCGCACACCCCCTGCTGCCCGGCAGCGCTCAGGCCCTGCCGTTACCTTCTGGAAGGGGAGGATGTAGAAGAGGCCCGAGGGGTCCTTGATCTCATCCAGCTGGTTGGCCGTGAAGGTTTTCAAGCGCGCCGTTTTCGACCTGAACTGGCAGTTGGGGATGACGCTGCGAGAGAGGGGCACGGATCCATCACACGCGTCGCAACCGGCCgcgccccggggctgggggccacCGGGAGCCCACTGGGGGCCGGGGGCTACCGGGGGCTAACGGGGGGCGACCTCGGCCctgccccccccatccctcacCCCCCCTCGCCCCCATCCCGGCGCTGAAGCAGAGGGGCGGGGCCTCGCCCACCggcggagggggcggggcctcgcgGCGCCGAGTGCGCAGGCGCAGTGCCGGCATCGGGGCTGACCTGACGTTGGCGTGGCTGTAGCCGATCTTGGCGGTGTAGGCGCCGTTATCCAGCACCAGCGTGGCCATGCTCCCCACGGCGCCACGGCCGCCGCCGTCCCAGTATTGATCCGCCACCGCCGTGGGTCTCTGTGGTTACCATAGAGCGGAGGAGCAGCGCGCGCGCGTTGCCTGCCGGGACGCAGCCGTGCCGCTGGGACCGCCCCGCCTCCAGAGCCCGCCTCCAGGGCCGGAAGCTGCCGCCGGGGGAAGTGACGGGTGTGGGGCCCGCTGCGGCTGCGTCACGGCAGCGCCACCTAGCGGCGGGTCCgtccccaggagcaaactgctccagcacgggtcccaCACGGGCTGCAGGTAACCCCAgatccctgctcctgcgtgggctcctctccacgggctacaggtccggcccggaatctgctccggcaggggtcttccacaggcggcagcctccgtcggtgcagggccacctgctccaccgtggtctcctccacgggctgcagcgtggagccctgctccaccgtggtactccatgggctgcagggggacatcctgcttcaccatggtcctcaccacaggccgcaggggacttctgctccggcgcctggagcacctctccccctccctctacactgaccttggtacctgcaaggctgttcctcactcctctcactctcccagctgcttttttttttttttttttttttttttccctgtcttaaatatgctttcacagaggcgcaaacatCACTgattggctcggctctggtcagcagtggggcccttacctaacatggggcagcttctggattcttctcacagaagccacccctatggccccctgctacctAAACCatgccacataaacccactgcaggggctcagctgcttctcacagataactagtgggaggttcaggttggaattgaggagacatttcttctcagaaagagcagtcaggtattggaacaggttgcccagggaagtggtggagtcactggCCCcgggggtgttcaaggaaaggttgggcctggtgcttagggacatagtttagtgggcAGCATTGCTGGTAGGGttatggttggaccagatgattttgaagatctcttccaaccttaatgattctgtgatttctgcttTACCTTTTACATACCATCACAGTGCCTGCTGTTGTTCAATAAAATAGGTAACACAGCACTTTGTATCTCCACATAACTCCCCTGGAAGCATAAACCGTAAGGATAACTGCTACTCTGTGTGATTCTTGTTCATCATAACATACATCAAATGTCTTTCAATGAGCCACCAGGTTCAGCAGAACACACCCATTTTCAGACCAGTCTGTGCTTGTAAGATCTTAAGGACAGCAGCATTAATCCCTGCGCTAGCAGATCAATTCTTTGGCTCTTGAGGTGAGGTCACAGGAATTAACCAGAGGCCTATTTCTCCAGGTCAGGAGTTCCAGGATTCTGTTAGAGGACACTGTAAagtgttgttttccttctttgtccATTGACAAAGGTACCATAACaatacattttggttttgtaattAAAACTCCAAGCCCCAAATACACAAAACAGAATGCTTTACGTATTCACAGGTTTACAATGAAGCATGCAACATTATTCTTAAAATCATCTACATGTAAATGTTACCTTACACTTTATTAACGATATAAAGTTCTCAGAGTAAGAGACAAATTCATTATAGCTATTGCTaacttttgttttatgaaattaaatgagaaagccagaatttaattaattccttttcctcttctagATACCAGCTCCGGCTCTACTAGATTATCATCTGTTATCATGTAATGACTTGTATTGAATTCagttagttgttttgtttgtttgtttgttttgttttgtttttatttatatatttttttctgttttagatctcataaaataaatatcaggcCCTTAACAGTTCACTTACATTTTcgtctataaatattttaaatctccaggaagtaaagattttttaaaaattattattattattatttttactattgtTGCTAACTGGGGACAGATTGCATACATATTTATTGTGTTTGCTTACACATTCACCCAGATATTTGCATGGCACTTCTGATAAAACTTCTTTGTTGTTAATGGAGTACCTAACAAAGTCAGTACCATAGCAAGGACACAAAAATATGACCTTCAAAGTCACTTTTACACGGTAGCAAACTTTGTACATTGCCTTATACAGTAGCTTAAAATTCATACTTTATGATGCTTTTCAACCTAGAGCAATGGTCCATCAGATTACTCAAACCTTGCatatttggaattttttttttccattatccATACAAAGCCATGCTGAATTTCTCATGCAGCAAGTACACACTGAAAAAGCACACACTGAAAGCAAATCTGAACTTAATGGgtcatgttttatttgttctttttccacatCTTCTACTGCCTcatttgatggaaaaaatatttttgttaattcctctgttttcttcatgtttctgaAGTTACTTTGATTCTACTTATGTATTTTTCCCTGTCTGTATTCCATTCCAGTTTACACACTGAAGGAATCCACGCGACCACATGAAAAGCTGGATTCCATCTGCACACCCCCTGCAAAGCACAGAACTGCTTATTTGCTGTGCTCTGTAGGAATGCACGGCCTCAGAATGGTCAAACAGTGCCAACTGTGAATTTGCAGGTTGTTTAAAGCATCCAGAAGTTATCCCTGAGGAATAAGTTATTGCATTCTTTGACCCTGATGCCAGAAGTGCATCCTGGACTTGGCATCCatgaactgaacacagtgcacCTTTCTTTGCCTAGCTGATGATGAAAGATGAGCAGCCTGATGGGGAATGCTGTACATCCTCGGGTTCTTGGGTCCTCTCTTGAAGGGAAGGAGTTCACAGATAGGCTGTAGAAACTATTTGTGGTAAATATGAGCCAAAGTTCTTTTTTGAGATCATTTTACTGCCCCGGACACACCCATTAGTGAGGTTCTTTGTATTTGCCAAGAGGGCCAGCTGCTCTGTGAAGGAGGAAAGCCAGGAGCTGAGGTAGATTCTGCAACCTTCCCAGCCCAGGCCTGTCCCACCACCTCTAGTCGGGGAGCAGGGCAgtcagggcagggctgtgggggcaACCCAGAGCCCAGGTCATCAGGTAGGTTTCTGGTGATGAATCAGGCCCAAGGCCAAGAACAGAAGGCAATTCTCAGGAGCAGATCTAGTGGGGCCAGACAGGGACAGACACAGCCCAGGGTTCATCAGGCAGGTCCATTGTGACCATGCAGATCTGCCACTACAGCctccccttcttttcttctcttgtggctgttgtttcttgttttatgGGGGTTCAACATGATAAATCAAGAGCAAAGAGCCTTGTTTGCTATATGAAGAAATCCTACATAGCAACGTTAAGGGCGAAGTAGTCAGGAAGACTAAACCACTCTTTCCTGCTTGTGGTTTTATTAAGGTGACAGTTGATGACACTCTCACAAGCTTCTTCATAAATGATTGCCTTCCTCCATTCAGAGCAGGAGTCAGTCTTTGCAATGTTGTTTTAAGCATCATCTTCACATAGCTGTGGTCTAATTAGCATGAGCGTTTTACCAGAAATTCATCTGCTTGAAAACATGGGACTGTGATTTGAAGAATCAGGCCACAGTCTAATTAATATAGTCTGGGGATATCCTGATAATAATTTGCGTCAGGATCTAAAAAGTACCAGATATTCTGCTCCAAGCAAGAGGGGCTGATCTATGCATTTTCCTCCATTTGATGTGCTCCAGGAAACTGGGGAGAAAGTGAAGTCATGACTCAGATCAACCCCGCCAGGcaggaatatttctgttttcagtttcaatCAGCCTGTCCTCTGGACTTACCCTTTTCTACCAGACCTATGTGAGCAGAACACTTGAAAGAGAACACACAGCACAGGTCCTGCTTACcttgtcccctttattttcttcagtggtGGGAAACTGATTTATCACGATAAACAACATTTCTCCAAGAATTCCAAGATGTTGttgtttgtggtgtttgtttgttgttttttgtttgtttgttttcgaGTTGAAGAATATTGAACTTAAAACCTGAATAAAGGTGTTAGCAGCTCATTTCCACTTTATAAATCTCTTTAAAGAATATAATGAGGTCAATATTATGCACtgactgatttttaaatgccCGGAAAAATCAATTGAAAACGTTAATTTCCTGACctattttttcatctgttacTGCTTCATATATCTGACTTGAAGGTCCTTGGGGTTTTGGTTCATTGCTTGTAAATTATTAATCTGTTATGTATATGAGAAGCAAAGAAAGTAGTGTCTGATGTCTTTCCTCTCCAGCTCTAGAGTATATTCTAGAGCCAGCAAATGTTCTTCATAAAGAGGTCACATCTGAAAAGCATGTCCGttttagctattttattttattttattttattttattttattttattttattttattttattttattttattttattttattttatttctgattaaaaatattatttagagTACCTGGTTACCCACCACTGAAATTCTCAAgttacattttctaaaatgagGGAACCCCAGAGAAGATGGTTACTGGAACAAAACTATTACcagtcatttaatttttaacttgcTTAGAAATTTTGCCACAGCATGAGAATCTGTCCTCATAAAATTATCATAACCTGTAGGCTTTATACTTGCCATGGATACCCTGTTAAATATCACCTGGAGAAGAGCCTGATTTTAAAAGTCTAGGGGTTTGAGTAAGTACCAAGAAACTGAGTTTAGGGGAAATATGATGTGTACATGCACCTGAATTAATTCCCATAGCACTGTGTTTATGTCAGTAAGCATTTCTTGCGTTGTCCCTTTTGGGCAGCGCGGAGCAGCCGTAGCCATCCTGGATCATGGCTGGGCTGGGAAGAggcccaggagcaggagctgtgcctggACAACTTCCTATGGAAGAAGAGTTGACAGCATCAAATTTATTGCTGCTGGAGTTGTTGGTTTGCTTGGCACAGCATTTTGGACCGATTTCGGGGATCCCAGATGGAAAAAATTTTAGGAATGTTTTTTGTAGCTGTAAACGAGCATTGCTTGTAAAGAGAGGTATAAAACGGATAAATGTTATCACTTGGCTCATCAAGGTGAACAGAAGTGCTAGAGTAATGGAATTTATCTGGAAAACTAGAGGAACACCAGATTTTGCTTCTGTGAACGACCTCTGGGATGGATCTGTCACAGCTCTGACACTTGGGGAGCACGCGATGTGCAGGTATTACGCCAGCTATTAGCGCACGTAGGCGAATGAGCATTTCATCTGGAGGAATCTTTGCTGCCGCATATTAGAACCATTTGTGGTACACATTACACCTTTAGATCCCCTTCACGACGGGTTTTCCACCCGAACACCGACCACTGTCGGTggcttggggctgggggcaagGGGGGAGGCAAACTCCGCGGGGCAGCCGCGGGCACGGAGGGAGAGCGAAGACCAGACACCGGCACGGACCGGGGGGACACCCGAGGCTACGGGCGGCCTCCCGAGCGGGTCGTCAGGCACCGGGGGGAGGCGGtgcccccctcccgccccgcctCAGGCCCGCCTCTCCCCGTGCGGGGCGGCGGTGCCACCGCCCCCCGTCTCTAGGCGATGCTGcagccaagatggcggcgggcgcCGAGTGAGGGGGAGCGGCGGCAGCGGCTGCGCGCCCCGCGGTCTGCCCGAGCGGCTCGGGCTGGGGCTCGGGCTCGGGCTGGGGCGGGCGGAGGGATGAggcgcggccccgctgccggccggTCGTCGTGAGGGGCGCGGGCCGGCGGACGCCATGGCGGGCATCATCAAGAAGCAGATCCTGAAGCATCTCTCCAGGTCAGCGCCCTTGCCCGCGGGGGGCTGAGGCGTGCGGGGGGGATCGTGCGAGAGGCCCCGCGGCCCGGCACGGCGTGGGGCGAGCAGGGGCCGGGCGTCGCTCGGCCGGCGGAGGGGACACCTGGAGCCGCCTCCCGGGGGCTTGGAGCGGGGCGATGCGGCTCGCTAGGGCGCCCGGGAAGCGGGGAGgaggcggggggcgcggggtcCCTGCGGATCTTCGGCCGCCTCCGAGCTGTGGGAGCGCCCGGTGGGGCCGGGGAGGCtggcggcggcgctgccggAGCCATGAGACAACTTGGGCGTCGTGTGGGGAACTCGGCTGCGCCCGACGTGGGCAGCGGGAGGTTAAAAATCGTCACCCGGGAAGGGTTcgggggctggcagggccctgTGCTGGGAAGTCGTGGAAACTATGCAAGCACGCGAAGTGCACAACGATTCCCAAAAGCCACAGTTGAAATTTCTTCCGTTTgtaaagaaagacaaaagccCAGTAGGTGCCTCATCTGTCACACTACTGCAGCATTGCTGTTCCTCAGGATTTACTTTTATAAATTCAGCATTGCTTGAGAAGTTGGCCCCATActactttgcctttttttaacgtttctttctatttttatggtATTTCAAATGCGTTTATCTTACTGTTAATTAATAGAGAAAACCAAATGCCAGATTGCCATTTGTCAATTGTGCCGACGGTGCACAGGGAAAGCACAATTCCCATTCCAAGCCCTTCGCTGCCCGTCCCTTAAAGATGATGTATCAAACAGCAGTGAAGTAATTGTCCTCCGCCCTGTCTGTGAGCTTTCGTAGCTGGGAATGCTGATGCAGAAGTCTTGTTTTCGCAAGACAGTAACTGAGCACTGCAAGAATGGGAATGCTGGACGAAGATGTCATCTGCCTTGAGCGAGCATACAGGAAATCACTGAACTCAATTCACTGATACAGTTCCCTTCCTATAGCGCCGTTTAGTAAGCTGTACCAGAAGGGAAGTGAACTGGTCTCAATGCTACAGGTTAAAGTAAAAAACGTGTCTAGTAACTGAGCACGAGTAACGTGAGCTGGACTTTGTCTAGTTTGTGAAATAAATAGCTTTCAAAAGCAGTGTTAAGTACTTTCTGATGTTGATGaatctgtgtgttttcttgtgGGATGTGATAACGTTTATTCAACAAGGCTACCTTAACTGATTGCTATaagttttgacatttttgaaaagcttATGAGATATGTCTAACGATCTGAggtttttagtttaaagctgaGGCTCACAATTATTGAGGCTACACCAATATTAACACAGCAAAAGACAGACCTTATTATTAAGGCCCTTATTATGGGTGTTCTTAAGCACATGATCAGATAAtcttttctccctgcagaaCTGGTGCTTCAGTGATTGCAGAACTTGGTTACACCAGAGAACAAATTCAGGTGGCTCTTTACATttcaaggattattttttttccccaacaaaaATCATGACATTATTCTCTATTTCAGGTTTTCCTTCCTTATTAGGTTTTATAAGGCTGAGGTTAACGTAGGCTTCACACATTGTTATGTATCAGTCTGGAGCCAAAGGCATAAGGAAGTTCCTGTAATACAGAGGGTGCCAAAAGACACTTTCACTTCAGATTCTATTACTATATTGGTTCCTGTTCTGCAGTTCTCATAGTTCCTCAAAACTGATGCCTTTTTGTCATCTTCACCAAGGGACATATTACTGTCAGGATTGAAATGTACTGGAAAAAGTCCATGTATAATAAAGGAAAAGTTGAAGGAATTACTCAGTtatcttgatttattttcatctttgtttcctctctttGTATTCCAGTTTTGGTGATTAGATTGCTCTTTGAACAAAGTGAAATGTAATTTGTACTTCGCAGAACAAATAGAGACGTAATCTTTTACCTTCAGTTACAGgtttctgtgctttcctttttttttttttttttttttttgtcacaaatcacagaatggttgaggttggcagggacctctggatgGCTTATTGTCCAGACCTTCCCTGCTGAATCCCCCCCACAGATATTGatttagcaatattttttatagAGATTGCTGCAATATCTGTCACCACATGCATTAGCAAATTTCAGCTTTCTTACAGCCATCTGGATATTGCGtctgcaaaattaaaagcataatttgTGTCATTCAGTTATTGAAGCTTCCATTAATTCAGTTTTACAGTGCTTTTAGATGAACTGATGGACACTGGGGGTGTGAAGCAGTCTTACTCTATGTTTGTTATCTAGGGGAAATTCTTATATatgatacagatttttaaagccTGAAAACAAGAAGAGGGAGATCCAAACTggattctgaaaacattttgatacCTAAATGGCTCTTTAGATtgtaaaatagttttcttaatACTGTCCTGCATCTTAGAAACAAGGTATGCAGAGTTTTGTAAAAATCTGAATCTTCTTTCAGGCTCTGGTGAtgagttttcagttttattacagTCTTTTAGAAATTTGTTCAAGTATAAGCTCTGTCCACTGCCTTCAACATGTGTTGCTCTTCTCCaaggctgcagaagaaaatgtggagaaggaaggaagaggggaacacagttacat carries:
- the ACTR6 gene encoding actin-related protein 6; the encoded protein is MATLVLDNGAYTAKIGYSHANVSVIPNCQFRSKTARLKTFTANQLDEIKDPSGLFYILPFQKGYLVNWDVQRQVWDYLFGKEMYQVDFVDTNIIITEPYFNFSSIQESMNEILFEEYQFQAVLRVNAGALSAHRYFRDNPSELCCIIVDSGYSFTHIVPYCRSKKKKEAIIRINVGGKLLTNHLKEIISYRQLHVMDETHVINQVKEDVCYVSQDFYKDMEIAKLKGEENTVMVDYVLPDFSTIKKGFCKPREEMVLSGKYKTGEQILRLTNERFAVPEILFHPSDIGIQEMGIPEAIVDSIQNLPEEMQPHFFKNIVLTGGNTLFPGFRDRVYSEVRCLTPTDYDVSVVLPENPITYSWEGGKLISENDDFEDMVVTREDYEEHGHNICEEKFDI